taattcgacaacagcggaaccgatcaagaagatatccacagattgcataaaattgtttctgtaatccgtGTCTATActttcttaaaaccgatgacattttgtgtcattgtttgtttttctcgTCAAATTtgatcacaaaacttgatatttattacgtctatgttgatcagaaaactttcatgaccattattgactcaAAGAGCGTTggcggattgtgaaaatgacgtagaatgttcataagagagcacttctaaAATCAGAATCAGTGAATaaagacaaaatgcaatatgataaaattcgaaaaaaatatatttcgatatatttgaggtaTAAAGATTTTAacaacatatattttgaaattaaggaaaataccccatttttggtttttttatggtacgtaatgatcatattgagaaaactggaagacctgggtgatatcttgtggtcgaaaaagatttatcaaataaatgaaaaactatattctgaaattcatttcattcgatgaaaccgattgtgagataaaactaaaaatattttttttatggtttttcaacagcctgtatcttttgaaccgagccgaatcggaaaaaatggtaaaagaaaataGTATTTCTTTTGGCCTTAAGAATCtaatgttacaatatttgtacgagtcaaagactcacactatTGAGAGGAAAGACATACTACTTTCACTGAGTTGAATACTATTTCAAACAAAACTAGACTAAAAGCCTTGTTGACCCCTTGTTCATTTCGCTGATTTCTCAGACATCCTCGATGTCTTTTTTGACGAAGACATGCGAAAACCTGCTATTACTCATCTGATTCAACAGACACTGAGAAACATATCGTCCTGAATCCGCCCCTGTCCGACTTCAGTTCCGTCCAAACCCATCTTTTCCCTAGGTGAGCTTATTAATAGAAATAACATACAGAAACGTGACTGCGGTTGCTTGCTATAGTGTGTTGAACCGAGTTTATTTAAATAATTATGGCAAGTGGAGTTGCTCGAATTATTTACCGATGTGAAGAGGCTATGCAAACGCAACATTTAGGTATATGTTCTTCCACCGTACTTTGAACCATGTATTAACCTGCCTAATCAAGCACAAACTGCTCTTGAATCCTTCGATTTCCTAGGCAACTTTGCTGCCATCTGTACATCCAATGTGGAGGAATTTCATTTTCCTTCCTTATCGACGTGTTCAGAAATCAGAACCGGAGTAGGCTGCTTTTACCTGGGATAAATTCCTACGTGGTTACTTCATGATAGAGTGATTCGACCAATTTGACACCTGAAAGTTCTTTATTACTTTGAATTTCATGAGAATTGAGACTTTTCAATGTACACTTTTAACATAATCCTCTTTCTAAGGCAAATGTTGCCTGAAAAATACTCCAATTAAAATATGGTGAGATCTACACTCATTTTATGAGTTTTCTCCTCCAATATCTGAtacattttcagaaaaatattcttCTAATTCATTCTCAAATGAAGTAGTCTGAACCCAACTCCAAAACCTTAAATTGGATGATTGAATTACTCATATTGTTTAGATATCATCAGTCGTCAAACCCTCACTATTCTGAGGAATGATGTAAACATGAACCCTTGTTTAACAGTTGGTGAAGAACAAAATCCCAAGAAACATGCACTTTCCTCCCAAAATATCTCTAAATCGATATTTGTTTCAAAACAATCTTTCCAGATCTTTCGGATTGCCAGATGGTACACATAGCCGAAGGGGTGTACCATCTGATGAAAGAAACGGAAGTTAAAACTCTCAACATCAGCGGAAACGTACTCACAAAGATTTCCCCCAGACTGGTTGTGAAATTCGGCCTTCTCCAAGATCTGGACATATCCAGGAACCAGATCGCTTCACTCCCAAACGAAATTTCTGCCTTGGCACACCTGGAGAGGTTGAACATTTCCAGTAACTGCTTCATAGAAATACCAGAATGTGTTTATAGGTTACCTTGCCTGAAGGAACTTGATGCTAGCAAAAACAGAATAACAGGTGcgtattttttttcagtttcatgaTGTGATGGTCTCATGATTCGTCTTTCAGATATCGACCACGAGAATTTGAGGAACGCAACATTTTTAAGCAACCTGAACCTGACAGATAATCCATTGACCAAAAAATGTATCGAGAATTTGCCACAAGGTGGAATTATTTTCACAATGCCTCAAGAGCAAGAAGATTGGGAAGATTTGAACGTTTGAAGTTTTATCTTTCAAATTACAATTACCTTAATTAATAAAGAAATATAAGAATGTGATGATGTCCTTCAGTTAATTATCCTTATCCTTAAACGTGATGAATTTTGAGATCAGCAATGCTTTATGAACAATCCAACTTGTATTGACAGCAATGATCGAAGATACCAGCATGTAATTGAGTAATAACCAACGATATGTTTAAATCTGTGCTGGGGGTTTGGCAGTTCGGACTCCCCTGTGGCAGAAGAGTCATTTATAATGGACATGATGCACTCACTAAAAGAAAGATCACTAAGGTCCGCAGATTAATCTGTGCTCCCTATTAAAAGCTTCAATAGGCACCCTCCAACGTTGTACTCTCCCCTAAATAAACAGGGAAGCGCGCACCTGCTGTTAGAAACTTGAGATCTACTCCAGATCTCGGATCCTGATAAAAAGGCACATGGAACCGGCTTAGCTGTTAATTGATTGACTAATCAAGTTTATTGTCCTCATTATGGAATTCgttttattattatacattAAGTCTGTATTTTAAAATTGAACCTTGAAATGGAGGAGCTCCATCTCCATCTAGAGATCTAGagaaaattgggtattttgaaaAATCTGCAGAATAAAATTTAAACTAAGTCTTCGGTTGGGACACTCGTAGACAGAAGGTGAACCTCAAAGTTTACCTTAGTTAtgattatacagggcgagtcttcgaTTTCTAATAAtgttatttgaacgttttgtaacataaaagtattcttcatacgaggatgtattgatatctagttagcctagaacagttccatgcaacgaacaataactcattagaagtgtcagtgtgaagtttgaggtcaaaaaagtaaaccagttACGCcataaataaaaagaaagaagatgtccaccgaaattgtaaaaatcgaaaaattggagtatctagCCATCATGaattacctgtatttaaaagggttaagaggtaagccaatttacgaagatatgcttaatacccttggtgatcaatgtccttcgtatgcgaaagtgagaaattggactgcaagcttcaaaagaggtaaattttccattgaagatgatgaccgatcgggaaggccagtttctgtgtcagtcctcgaaaatatcgatgcagttcattacatgattttatcagaccgtcgaattgggctaaaacggatatctgaagcactgaatatttcatacgaacgcgttcctcatatagttcacgtcaatttggacatgagaaaaattgctgcaaaatggatccccaaatgtttgaatgtttaccaaaagcgtgcaagggtagaagcatcgcgttcgatctgtgctagatttgaaaacgatgtagacttcttgaaccgaattgttactatggatgagacttgggtacatttctacgatccagaaacaaagcaacaatcgatggaatggcgacactctggttctccaagacctaagaagtttcgtgtccaaaaatctgctgaaaaagttcttgcttcagtgttttgggattgccatggagtaatcatgattgattttttggataagggtcaTTGaactcttttagagttcaatgataaaagtagaacaataaccggagattactattcgacattactgagcactctacgggaaaaaattaaagagaaaagaagcggaaaaccatccaaaggtgttttgtttttgcacgaCAACCCCTCGCactcaaatctcatgttgccatgcataatttagggtttgaattactagaataccccccttattcaccagatttgactcaattcgactatcatctctttcctcaactgaaaacatgtttaaaaggttgtaaattttcttccaacgaggaggaaataaaaactgtggatgtctggtttgcagagcaagaggaaagattttttttgaaaggtctagagacgttgcaggttggctgtaatgaatgtatcctactaagaggaggatatgttgagtaataaaatatttagacATTGAAATTATGTTTGGTTCTAAGGTAGgctctcgtataatgcgccgttttcgagtaatttgatgttcaaaaattaaaaagaatgtgtaaaatttgaaaaattaggtactttggcgGAATGCAactatgtttaaaagatccatagatgtgtagtgtcatagatttagctagttatt
Above is a window of Coccinella septempunctata chromosome 5, icCocSept1.1, whole genome shotgun sequence DNA encoding:
- the LOC123312990 gene encoding leucine-rich repeat-containing protein 40-like isoform X2; this encodes MVHIAEGVYHLMKETEVKTLNISGNVLTKISPRLVVKFGLLQDLDISRNQIASLPNEISALAHLERLNISSNCFIEIPECVYRLPCLKELDASKNRITDIDHENLRNATFLSNLNLTDNPLTKKCIENLPQGGIIFTMPQEQEDWEDLNV
- the LOC123312990 gene encoding leucine-rich repeat-containing protein 40-like isoform X1 codes for the protein MASGVARIIYRCEEAMQTQHLDLSDCQMVHIAEGVYHLMKETEVKTLNISGNVLTKISPRLVVKFGLLQDLDISRNQIASLPNEISALAHLERLNISSNCFIEIPECVYRLPCLKELDASKNRITDIDHENLRNATFLSNLNLTDNPLTKKCIENLPQGGIIFTMPQEQEDWEDLNV